In Hevea brasiliensis isolate MT/VB/25A 57/8 chromosome 13, ASM3005281v1, whole genome shotgun sequence, a single genomic region encodes these proteins:
- the LOC110671838 gene encoding F-box protein At5g50450, with protein sequence MPQRKRQRISLLITPKSDLFEELPDDIIVCILCKLSSSASCPSDFISILTTCKRLNRLGLHPLVLSKAGPKTFAIRAKNWSESAHRFLKQCVNAGNTEASYTLGMIRFYCLQSRGTGASLIAKAAIKSHAPALYSLAVMQFNGSGGSKNDKDLKAGVSLCARAAVLGHIDALRELGHCLQDGYGVARNIAEGRRLLIQANAREIASSLRSMLMWQSQHQQQRQHVQYASCVMMGSMGCLLLSDFGCSVPARELHPANWFLREWFESGHGVLGPSLRLCSHRGCGRPETRPHEFRRCSVCGKVNYCSRGCQALDWKLRHKSECVPMEQWHGVDGGGNEIGGMAEIEEEMDENVALLH encoded by the exons ATGCCCCAAAGAAAAAGGCAAAGAATTTCACTCTTAATCACCCCAAAATCTGATCTTTTCGAGGAACTACCAGACGATATTATTGTTTGCATCCTCTGCAAGCTCAGCTCCTCTGCTTCATGCCCTTCAGATTTCATCAGCATTCTCACAAC ATGCAAAAGATTGAATCGGTTAGGTCTTCATCCTCTAGTTTTGTCCAAAGCCGGACCTAAAACATTCGCAATCAGAGCAAAAAACTGGTCAGAATCTGCTCACCGGTTTCTCAAACAGTGCGTTAACGCCGGCAACACTGAAGCCTCCTATACTCTAGGAATG ATCCGATTTTATTGCTTGCAAAGCCGAGGAACTGGAGCGTCCTTGATAGCCAAGGCCGCCATCAAATCACACGCACCGGCTCTTTACTCTCTCGCAGTTATGCAGTTCAACGGCAGCGGTGGCTCCAAAAACGACAAAGATCTCAAAGCCGGCGTCTCTCTTTGCGCTCGAGCAGCCGTCTTGGGTCACATCGATGCGCTACGGGAGCTAGGCCATTGTCTCCAAGACGGTTATGGCGTTGCTCGAAACATTGCCGAGGGACGCCGGCTCCTAATCCAGGCCAACGCGCGAGAGATCGCATCATCGTTACGTTCCATGCTCATGTGGCAATCCCAACACCAACAGCAGCGGCAGCATGTCCAATATGCTTCGTGTGTGATGATGGGAAGCATGGGGTGTCTATTGCTAAGTGACTTTGGTTGTAGTGTGCCAGCGAGGGAGTTACACCCAGCGAATTGGTTTTTGAGAGAGTGGTTCGAGTCGGGGCACGGGGTTCTGGGGCCAAGCTTGAGGTTGTGCTCGCACAGAGGGTGCGGGCGGCCGGAGACAAGGCCGCACGAGTTCCGTCGGTGTTCCGTTTGTGGAAAGGTGAATTATTGCTCGCGGGGATGTCAAGCGCTCGATTGGAAGTTGAGGCACAAATCGGAATGTGTGCCAATGGAGCAGTGGCATGGTGTGGACGGCGGCGGTAATGAGATTGGAGGAATGGCGGAGATTGAAGAGGAAATGGATGAGAATGTGGCTCTTCTTCATTGA